In a single window of the Deltaproteobacteria bacterium genome:
- a CDS encoding type III restriction endonuclease subunit R — protein MELKEYQRRVLTVFDTYLDELTHWRNKTQKIILANKEETDPDLIRPVPDFPAKAWDAMRTKNLLPACRANVPYSPRKDGIGRDVPSVCLKIPTGGGKTLLATSCISRLMGKYVERQTGVVLWIVPNEAIYSQTLKQLKNRDHPYRQMLDRTAAGRIKILEKDSPLYKQDVDSHLCILVLMLQSAGRQSKETLKVFRDRGNVVGFFPAESESAAHCLLATEVINLDRYADDFGLGPIIKDSLGNVLRLLRPIVIVDEGHKAYSKIAMDTVLGFNPRFVLELSATPKDRPAETPPRFANWLVDVRGIELAEEEMIKIPLNVKVNPGSDWRNGLRESLDHLNRLQREADTLMSETARYIRPIMLVQVERTGADQRDAGFIHSEDAREFLLTAGLTEAQIAIKTSEKNDLNTPENMDLLHPACQVRVIITKQALQEGWDCPFAYVLCALGANHNLPAMTQLVGRILRQPHAARTGITALDECHVFCLHDRTRDVVDGIKKGLESDGMADLALKITDGGTGSDTRPETRPIKRREAFADLRIFLPKVVWAGDDGPRALDYEQDVLAGVDWNLLNAAELADKIPLDVHEAHGHTTRIRVTDGATGQFFTADHTREVLEEARFDPVHATRMITDLIPNPWVARIKVHDFLNALRVKGFSEDRLGHLSSYLIETLRTFLSTKRDTVAETYFHAQVAAGTIQFRLRMDDHSHDWRMPMELETDRPENARKLIRNDGNAIQKNLFTPVFEADFNTDEMEFACYLDEKEALRWWHRNVAKAGHYALQGWRRNKVYPDFLFAMSVADGAEKIFVIETKGDQLAGNLDSEYKRKLLRLMADNYRQGRTTEAGKMEIQAAEKRTVTCDLVLMSEWKTYPWE, from the coding sequence ATGGAACTGAAGGAATACCAACGCCGCGTACTGACGGTCTTTGATACCTATTTGGACGAGCTGACCCATTGGCGGAACAAGACCCAAAAAATCATCCTGGCCAACAAGGAAGAGACCGACCCGGACCTGATCCGGCCCGTGCCCGATTTTCCGGCCAAGGCTTGGGACGCCATGCGGACCAAGAATCTGCTCCCCGCCTGCCGGGCAAACGTGCCCTACTCCCCCCGCAAGGACGGCATTGGCCGCGACGTGCCCTCGGTCTGCCTCAAAATCCCCACCGGCGGCGGCAAGACCCTGCTGGCCACAAGCTGCATCTCCCGACTCATGGGCAAATACGTGGAGCGCCAGACCGGCGTGGTGCTGTGGATCGTGCCCAACGAGGCCATCTACAGCCAGACCCTCAAGCAGCTCAAAAACCGCGACCATCCCTACCGCCAGATGCTCGACCGCACGGCCGCCGGGCGGATCAAAATTCTCGAAAAGGACAGCCCGCTATACAAACAGGACGTGGACTCGCACCTGTGCATTCTGGTGCTCATGCTCCAATCAGCGGGACGGCAGAGCAAGGAAACCCTGAAGGTCTTCCGGGATCGGGGCAACGTGGTCGGATTTTTTCCAGCCGAATCGGAAAGCGCGGCCCACTGCCTGCTGGCCACGGAAGTCATCAACCTGGACCGCTACGCCGATGATTTCGGCCTGGGCCCGATCATCAAGGACAGCCTGGGCAACGTGCTGCGCCTGCTGCGGCCCATCGTCATCGTGGACGAAGGCCACAAAGCGTATTCCAAAATCGCCATGGACACGGTCCTTGGTTTCAACCCGCGCTTTGTGCTCGAACTCTCGGCCACCCCCAAGGACCGCCCCGCCGAAACGCCGCCCCGCTTCGCCAACTGGCTGGTGGACGTGCGCGGCATCGAACTGGCCGAAGAGGAAATGATCAAGATTCCACTCAACGTGAAGGTCAACCCCGGCAGCGACTGGCGCAACGGTCTGCGCGAAAGCCTGGACCACCTGAACCGCTTGCAGCGCGAGGCCGACACGCTGATGTCCGAAACGGCCCGTTACATCCGCCCCATCATGCTCGTGCAGGTGGAACGGACCGGAGCCGACCAGCGCGACGCCGGTTTCATTCACTCCGAAGACGCCAGGGAATTTCTACTTACCGCCGGACTGACCGAAGCGCAGATCGCCATCAAGACTTCGGAAAAAAACGACCTGAACACGCCGGAAAACATGGACCTACTGCACCCGGCCTGCCAGGTGCGGGTCATCATCACCAAACAGGCCCTGCAGGAAGGCTGGGACTGCCCCTTTGCCTATGTGCTCTGCGCGCTTGGCGCCAACCACAACCTCCCAGCCATGACCCAGCTTGTGGGCCGCATCCTGCGCCAACCCCATGCCGCCCGCACGGGCATCACGGCCCTGGATGAATGCCATGTTTTCTGCCTGCACGACCGCACCCGCGACGTGGTCGATGGCATCAAGAAAGGTCTGGAAAGCGACGGCATGGCCGACCTGGCGCTCAAAATCACGGACGGCGGGACAGGAAGCGACACCCGCCCGGAAACTCGACCAATCAAGCGCCGGGAAGCCTTTGCCGACCTGCGCATTTTTCTGCCCAAGGTGGTCTGGGCCGGTGACGACGGTCCGCGCGCCCTGGATTACGAACAGGACGTGCTGGCAGGCGTGGACTGGAACCTCCTGAACGCGGCGGAACTGGCGGACAAGATCCCCCTGGATGTTCACGAAGCACACGGCCACACGACCCGCATCAGGGTGACGGACGGCGCGACCGGACAATTCTTCACCGCCGACCATACGCGGGAAGTGCTCGAAGAGGCGCGGTTCGATCCGGTTCATGCCACGCGCATGATCACGGACCTGATTCCCAATCCGTGGGTTGCCCGAATCAAAGTCCACGATTTCCTCAACGCCTTGCGGGTCAAGGGCTTCTCGGAAGACCGATTGGGGCACCTGTCCAGTTATCTGATCGAAACACTACGCACGTTCTTGAGTACCAAGCGTGACACCGTGGCTGAAACCTATTTCCACGCCCAGGTTGCGGCCGGTACAATTCAGTTCCGCCTGCGCATGGACGACCACTCCCACGATTGGCGCATGCCCATGGAGCTGGAAACAGACCGCCCGGAAAACGCCCGCAAATTGATTCGCAACGATGGCAATGCCATCCAAAAAAACCTGTTCACGCCGGTCTTCGAGGCCGACTTCAACACGGACGAGATGGAATTCGCCTGCTATCTGGACGAAAAAGAGGCCCTGCGCTGGTGGCACCGCAACGTGGCCAAGGCCGGGCACTATGCCCTGCAAGGTTGGCGACGGAACAAGGTCTATCCGGATTTTCTGTTCGCCATGTCAGTGGCCGACGGCGCGGAAAAAATCTTTGTCATCGAAACCAAGGGCGATCAGCTCGCGGGCAATCTGGACTCGGAATACAAACGGAAACTCCTGCGCCTCATGGCCGACAACTACCGCCAGGGGCGGACGACCGAAGCGGGAAAAATGGAAATTCAGGCTGCCGAAAAAAGAACCGTGACCTGTGATCTGGTGCTGATGAGCGAATGGAAAACGTATCCGTGGGAGTGA